In Treponema denticola, one genomic interval encodes:
- a CDS encoding DUF488 domain-containing protein: MKTLYSIGYSSYNIEVFINILKSMHIDAIVDVRSSPYSRYKPEYNKETLKQKLLDNNIYYVFLGSELGARSEDDTCYIGDRADYSRISKTDNFKKGVNRLINGLEKYTIALMCAEIDPLRCHRNILVCRSIRKYNVNISHILDNGRIETNDSMETRLVSEYSMNKNDMFMTEEEVIESAYDRRSLEIAYKRSNNDNEYEG; encoded by the coding sequence ATGAAAACTCTCTATTCCATTGGGTATTCATCATATAATATTGAGGTCTTTATAAACATTTTAAAATCTATGCACATAGATGCTATTGTTGACGTTCGTTCTTCACCATACAGTCGCTATAAGCCTGAATATAATAAGGAGACTCTTAAGCAAAAACTTTTAGATAATAATATTTACTATGTTTTCTTAGGCAGTGAATTGGGTGCCAGATCGGAAGACGATACGTGCTACATTGGAGATAGGGCAGATTATTCACGAATCTCTAAAACAGATAATTTTAAGAAGGGAGTTAACAGACTGATTAATGGACTTGAGAAATATACGATTGCATTAATGTGTGCTGAAATTGATCCGCTTCGATGCCATAGGAATATATTGGTATGTCGCTCAATTAGGAAATACAATGTCAATATTTCTCATATTTTAGACAATGGAAGAATTGAGACTAATGACTCCATGGAAACACGTTTGGTAAGTGAATATTCGATGAATAAGAATGATATGTTTATGACGGAAGAAGAAGTTATTGAGAGTGCTTATGACAGAAGAAGCTTAGAGATAGCTTATAAGAGGAGTAATAATGATAACGAATATGAAGGCTAA
- a CDS encoding DUF488 domain-containing protein encodes MITNMKAKIYTIGFTKKDAKTFFSLLSKNKIVRLIDIRLNNFSQLAGFTKKSDLQYFLKKICNIEYLHLSELAPTEDILRRYKRGAIGWVEYEQQFNALLQKRKPENSMGLDILMDSCLLCSEPTADKCHRRLVAEYFKKLYPNIEIIHI; translated from the coding sequence ATGATAACGAATATGAAGGCTAAAATATATACCATAGGTTTTACAAAAAAAGATGCTAAAACTTTCTTCTCACTTCTTAGCAAGAATAAAATAGTTAGGCTGATTGATATTAGATTGAATAATTTTTCACAACTTGCTGGATTTACAAAAAAGAGTGATTTGCAATATTTTTTAAAGAAGATATGTAACATTGAATACCTGCATTTAAGCGAATTAGCTCCTACAGAGGATATCTTAAGAAGGTATAAGAGAGGAGCTATTGGCTGGGTAGAATATGAACAACAATTTAATGCACTTTTGCAAAAAAGAAAACCTGAAAATAGCATGGGCTTGGATATACTCATGGATTCTTGTTTATTGTGCAGTGAACCAACAGCAGATAAATGTCATCGTAGACTTGTAGCAGAATATTTTAAAAAACTATATCCAAATATAGAAATAATACACATCTAA
- a CDS encoding dual OB domain-containing protein, with protein sequence MKKTFICLANSRKNSGYCVAGKLIDNFNWIRPISNRSTEEISEIEMRFENGELPKLLDIIALEIKAQKPNQFQSENNLIDTASYWVKTGSFVANKLSTICDDPCNIWKILIRLIKELTIE encoded by the coding sequence ATGAAAAAAACGTTTATTTGTCTAGCTAATAGCCGAAAAAATTCTGGTTATTGTGTTGCAGGTAAATTAATTGACAATTTCAATTGGATTAGGCCAATTAGCAATCGATCTACAGAAGAAATATCAGAAATTGAGATGCGTTTTGAAAATGGAGAATTGCCAAAACTGCTAGATATAATAGCTTTAGAAATAAAAGCCCAAAAACCAAATCAGTTTCAAAGTGAAAATAATCTCATAGATACTGCTTCCTATTGGGTAAAGACTGGTAGTTTTGTAGCTAATAAATTAAGTACAATTTGTGATGATCCATGTAATATCTGGAAAATCTTAATTCGTCTTATCAAGGAATTAACGATAGAATAA